In Micromonospora sp. NBC_01813, the following are encoded in one genomic region:
- a CDS encoding C39 family peptidase yields the protein MNTILRNSVVSVAGLFVAGGVVAAPAVAAQAASPVDGGAREVRVQYEAQPNFFYCGPAATRIALTAQGKAPSQDEVADKLGTTEAGTDSAEETTRVLNEVTGGSEYETTAIGADAARPEHVAKLKADVREAVDDDRAVVANIMGTATDVDGVAHSYEGGHYLTVTGYRDGGDTVKIADPYFEGQEYWMDLEVVADWTAKRGYSS from the coding sequence ATGAACACGATTCTGCGTAATTCTGTGGTGTCTGTTGCTGGTCTGTTTGTTGCTGGTGGTGTGGTGGCTGCTCCGGCCGTGGCTGCGCAGGCGGCGTCGCCGGTTGATGGTGGTGCGCGTGAGGTGCGGGTGCAGTACGAGGCGCAGCCGAATTTCTTCTACTGTGGTCCGGCGGCGACGCGGATCGCGTTGACGGCGCAGGGTAAGGCTCCGTCGCAGGATGAGGTGGCGGACAAGTTGGGGACGACCGAGGCTGGGACTGATTCGGCTGAGGAGACGACCCGGGTGCTGAACGAGGTGACCGGTGGGTCGGAGTATGAGACGACGGCGATCGGTGCGGACGCGGCGAGGCCGGAGCATGTGGCGAAGTTGAAGGCGGATGTGCGTGAGGCTGTGGATGACGATCGGGCCGTGGTCGCGAACATCATGGGTACGGCGACTGACGTGGATGGGGTGGCGCACTCGTATGAGGGTGGGCATTACCTGACGGTGACTGGTTACCGTGATGGTGGTGACACGGTGAAGATCGCTGACCCGTACTTCGAGGGTCAGGAGTACTGGATGGATCTTGAGGTGGTGGCGGACTGGACCGCGAAGCGCGGTTACTCCTCCTGA
- a CDS encoding SAV_6107 family HEPN domain-containing protein, whose translation MSSAAQAPTVPAHLLPNRTPAQLLALARHGLTEAADTRPDGLRYAAAHLAALRAAAAMLAARARPAPTRRNRVTSVWALLLMVAPEHAEWATFFATGASKRAAAEAGIPRVVTAREADDLLRAAEQFVSLIEDTLGLAHQPTLDGMAA comes from the coding sequence ATGTCGTCGGCTGCCCAGGCACCCACGGTGCCGGCACACCTGCTGCCCAACCGCACCCCGGCCCAGTTGCTCGCCCTCGCCCGGCACGGGCTGACCGAGGCGGCCGACACCCGCCCCGACGGGCTGCGCTACGCGGCGGCCCACCTGGCCGCCCTGCGTGCCGCCGCCGCAATGCTGGCCGCCCGCGCCCGACCGGCCCCGACCCGCCGCAACCGGGTCACCAGTGTCTGGGCCCTGCTGCTGATGGTCGCCCCCGAGCATGCGGAGTGGGCCACCTTCTTCGCCACCGGGGCGAGCAAACGGGCCGCCGCCGAAGCCGGCATACCCCGGGTGGTCACCGCCCGGGAGGCCGACGACCTGCTGCGTGCCGCCGAGCAGTTCGTCTCCCTGATCGAAGACACCCTCGGTCTGGCCCACCAGCCGACCCTCGACGGCATGGCCGCCTGA
- a CDS encoding DNA polymerase Y family protein produces the protein MSARAMVLWCPDWPVIAAEIVDGTPATDPVAVLHANRVIACSAAARAEGVHPGLRRREAQSRCARLTVVDHDPARDARAFEPVVAAIEQMVAGVEVLRPGACAVAARGPARYFGGEDQAAEQIVEHLAQSCEVECQIGVADGTFAAGLAARAGRIVAPRGSAAFLAELPLRVLGRPELTDLLRRLGLRTLGDFAALPARDVLARFGPDAALAHRLAAGRDEQPFTPRHPPPELAVTADYDDPLDRVDVAAFAARALAEQLHDRLGGHGLACTRIGIEAVTAHGQELHRRWRHDGVLTAAAIADRLRWQLDGWLTGGADRRPGTGGRPVPAAPTAGIIRLRLIPDGVLARAALQPGLWGETGEEGARAHRALSRVQGLLGPESVVTAVAGGGRSPIDRIRLVPWGDERVPARPDGRPWPGRLPAPAPAIVLPVPLPVEVYDAAGGPVTVSARLALSADPARLTVDAAAPVDIIGWAGPWPIDERWWAPTEAHRRARFQVALADGTALLIARAAGRWVVEAIYD, from the coding sequence ATGAGCGCTCGCGCCATGGTGCTCTGGTGCCCGGACTGGCCGGTGATCGCCGCCGAGATCGTCGACGGGACACCCGCGACCGATCCAGTGGCTGTCCTGCACGCCAACCGGGTGATCGCCTGCTCCGCGGCGGCCCGGGCCGAGGGTGTCCACCCCGGGCTGCGGCGGCGTGAGGCGCAGAGCCGCTGCGCCCGGTTGACCGTGGTCGACCACGACCCGGCCCGCGACGCCCGGGCCTTCGAGCCGGTCGTCGCCGCCATCGAACAGATGGTGGCCGGCGTCGAGGTGCTCCGCCCCGGGGCGTGCGCGGTCGCCGCCCGTGGCCCGGCCCGCTACTTCGGCGGCGAGGACCAGGCAGCGGAGCAGATCGTCGAACACCTCGCGCAGAGCTGCGAGGTCGAATGCCAGATCGGCGTCGCCGACGGGACCTTCGCCGCCGGGCTGGCCGCCCGGGCCGGCCGGATCGTCGCCCCCAGGGGCAGCGCGGCGTTCCTGGCCGAGCTGCCGCTGCGGGTGCTCGGCCGGCCGGAGCTGACCGACCTGCTGCGCCGGCTCGGTCTGCGTACCCTCGGCGACTTCGCCGCGCTGCCGGCCCGCGACGTGCTCGCCCGGTTCGGGCCGGACGCGGCGCTGGCCCACCGGCTGGCGGCCGGCCGCGACGAGCAGCCCTTCACCCCCCGCCATCCGCCGCCAGAGCTCGCCGTCACCGCCGACTACGACGATCCGCTCGACCGGGTCGACGTGGCCGCGTTCGCCGCCCGGGCGCTGGCCGAGCAGCTGCACGACCGGCTCGGCGGGCACGGTCTGGCCTGCACCCGGATCGGCATCGAGGCGGTCACCGCGCACGGCCAGGAACTGCACCGCCGTTGGCGCCACGACGGCGTGCTCACCGCCGCCGCGATCGCCGACCGGCTGCGTTGGCAGCTCGACGGCTGGCTGACCGGCGGTGCCGACCGCCGGCCCGGCACCGGCGGCCGGCCGGTGCCCGCCGCGCCGACCGCCGGCATCATCCGGCTGCGGCTGATCCCCGACGGGGTGCTCGCCCGGGCCGCGCTGCAGCCCGGCCTGTGGGGCGAGACCGGCGAAGAAGGTGCCCGTGCCCACCGGGCGCTCAGCCGGGTGCAGGGCCTGCTCGGCCCGGAGTCGGTGGTCACCGCCGTGGCCGGCGGCGGCCGGTCCCCGATCGACCGGATCCGCCTCGTCCCGTGGGGCGACGAACGGGTGCCGGCCCGGCCCGACGGGCGGCCGTGGCCCGGCCGGCTGCCCGCCCCGGCGCCGGCGATCGTGCTGCCCGTACCGCTGCCGGTCGAGGTGTACGACGCGGCCGGTGGGCCGGTGACGGTCAGCGCCCGGCTGGCGCTCAGCGCCGACCCGGCCCGGCTCACCGTCGACGCCGCAGCCCCGGTCGACATCATCGGCTGGGCCGGCCCGTGGCCGATCGACGAACGCTGGTGGGCGCCGACCGAAGCGCACCGCCGGGCCCGGTTCCAGGTCGCGCTCGCCGACGGCACCGCCCTGCTGATCGCCCGCGCCGCCGGGCGCTGGGTGGTGGAGGCCATCTATGACTAG